One part of the Thermoplasmata archaeon genome encodes these proteins:
- a CDS encoding DNA-directed RNA polymerase subunit K: MRYTRFERARIIGARALQISMGAPSPQAADSAGDALEIAFSEFASGTVPLSVQRFRDALD; the protein is encoded by the coding sequence ATGAGGTACACTCGTTTTGAGAGAGCCCGGATCATCGGCGCTCGAGCCCTGCAGATTTCGATGGGGGCGCCGTCGCCGCAAGCCGCGGATTCGGCCGGCGACGCGCTGGAGATCGCATTCTCCGAGTTCGCGTCCGGGACCGTGCCGCTGAGCGTTCAGAGGTTCCGTGATGCCCTCGATTGA